A window from Trinickia violacea encodes these proteins:
- the gndA gene encoding NADP-dependent phosphogluconate dehydrogenase, with translation MSKQAIGVVGLAVMGRNLALNIESRGHAVSVYNRSSTKTDELIAEFPERKLVPAYTLEEFVESLEKPRRILLMVKAGEPTDATIAALKPLLDEGDILIDGGNTHFTDTIRRNQDLAKAKLHFIGTGVSGGEEGALKGPSIMPGGPRDAYDLVAPILTEIAAKAPDGEPCVAYMGPDGAGHFVKMVHNGIEYGDMQLIAESYSVLKNVLGLSNAELGKVYTEWNQGELDSYLIEITSKIFSKKDDETGQDLVDVILDRAAQKGTGKWTSQNALDLGVPLPLITESVFARVLSSLKTERVAASKVLAGPAAKSFAGDRAAFIEAVRRALYFSKVISYAQGFAQLRAASAEYHWNLEFGGIAKIFRAGCIIRARFLQKITDAYAKDPALANLLLDPYFSEIAANYQSALRDVVTSAVASGVPVPAFASAIAYFDGYRSERLPANLVQAQRDFFGAHTFERIDRAGSFHANWS, from the coding sequence ATGAGCAAACAAGCAATCGGCGTAGTCGGTCTGGCGGTCATGGGCCGCAACTTGGCGCTGAACATCGAGAGTCGCGGGCATGCCGTGTCCGTCTACAACCGCAGCAGCACGAAAACCGACGAACTGATCGCCGAGTTCCCCGAGCGCAAGCTCGTGCCGGCGTACACGCTCGAGGAATTCGTCGAATCGCTGGAAAAGCCGCGCCGCATTCTACTGATGGTCAAGGCGGGCGAGCCGACCGACGCCACGATCGCGGCACTCAAGCCGCTGCTCGACGAGGGCGACATCCTGATCGACGGCGGCAACACGCACTTCACCGATACGATCCGCCGCAATCAGGATCTCGCGAAGGCGAAGCTGCATTTCATCGGCACCGGCGTGTCGGGCGGCGAAGAGGGCGCGCTCAAGGGCCCGTCGATCATGCCCGGCGGCCCGCGCGACGCTTATGACCTGGTTGCGCCGATCCTCACCGAGATCGCCGCGAAAGCGCCGGACGGCGAGCCGTGCGTCGCGTACATGGGCCCGGACGGGGCGGGGCACTTCGTGAAGATGGTCCACAACGGCATCGAGTACGGCGACATGCAATTGATCGCCGAGAGCTACTCGGTGCTCAAGAACGTGCTCGGGCTTTCGAACGCGGAGCTCGGCAAGGTCTATACCGAGTGGAACCAGGGCGAGCTCGACAGCTATCTGATCGAAATCACCTCGAAGATTTTCAGCAAGAAGGATGACGAGACCGGCCAGGATCTCGTCGACGTGATCCTCGACCGCGCCGCGCAAAAAGGCACCGGCAAGTGGACGAGCCAGAATGCGCTCGATCTCGGCGTGCCGCTGCCGCTGATCACCGAATCGGTGTTCGCGCGCGTGTTGTCGTCGCTGAAGACCGAGCGCGTCGCGGCGAGCAAGGTGCTCGCCGGGCCCGCTGCGAAATCGTTCGCGGGCGACCGCGCGGCGTTCATCGAGGCCGTGCGCCGCGCGCTCTATTTCAGCAAGGTGATTTCGTACGCGCAGGGCTTTGCGCAACTGCGCGCGGCGTCGGCGGAATACCACTGGAATCTCGAATTCGGCGGAATCGCGAAAATCTTCCGCGCGGGCTGCATCATCCGCGCGCGCTTTCTGCAGAAGATCACCGATGCCTACGCAAAAGATCCGGCGCTCGCGAACCTGCTGCTCGATCCGTATTTCAGCGAAATCGCGGCGAACTACCAGTCCGCTTTGCGCGACGTGGTGACCTCGGCGGTGGCGTCCGGCGTGCCGGTGCCGGCGTTTGCGTCGGCGATCGCGTATTTCGACGGCTATCGCTCGGAACGCCTGCCCGCGAATCTGGTTCAGGCGCAGCGCGACTTCTTCGGCGCCCACACGTTCGAGCGCATCGACCGCGCGGGGAGTTTCCACGCCAACTGGTCCTGA
- the ltaE gene encoding low-specificity L-threonine aldolase produces the protein MIDLRSDTVTRPSPAMLAAMSAAETGDDVWGDDPTVIRLQAAVAERTGKEAGLFFPSGTQSNLAALMSHCERGDEYIVGQLAHTYKYEGGGAAVLGSIQPQPIENAADGSLPIDKIAAAIKPIDDHFARTRLLALENSIGGKVLLAGYVAEATAFAKSRGLATHLDGARVFNAAVASGRPVAELCAPFDSTSICFSKGLAAPVGSVLVGSRALLERARRWRKMLGGGMRQSGVLAAACLYALEHNVERLAEDHANAEHLARGLAQIEQVRVQSQATNMVFVQFPQEHCAPLEAWLKERGILTQMLYASRFVTHRDVTRDDIDTFVAAVKGYFAQ, from the coding sequence ATGATCGACCTCCGCAGCGATACCGTTACTCGTCCCAGCCCCGCCATGCTTGCCGCGATGAGCGCCGCCGAAACCGGCGACGACGTCTGGGGCGACGACCCGACCGTCATCCGCCTGCAGGCAGCCGTTGCCGAGCGCACGGGCAAGGAAGCCGGCCTCTTTTTTCCGAGCGGCACGCAAAGCAATCTCGCGGCGCTGATGTCGCATTGCGAGCGCGGTGACGAGTACATCGTCGGCCAGCTCGCCCACACCTACAAATACGAAGGCGGCGGCGCGGCGGTGCTCGGCAGCATCCAGCCCCAGCCGATCGAGAACGCCGCCGACGGCTCGCTGCCGATCGACAAGATTGCGGCCGCGATCAAGCCGATCGACGATCACTTCGCGCGCACGCGTCTGCTCGCGCTCGAGAACTCGATCGGCGGCAAGGTGCTGCTGGCCGGCTACGTGGCGGAGGCCACGGCGTTCGCGAAGAGCCGCGGGCTCGCGACGCATCTGGACGGTGCGCGCGTGTTCAACGCGGCGGTCGCGTCGGGGCGGCCGGTCGCCGAGTTGTGTGCGCCGTTCGATTCGACCTCGATCTGCTTTTCGAAGGGATTGGCCGCGCCGGTCGGCTCGGTGCTCGTCGGGAGCCGCGCGTTGCTCGAACGCGCGCGCCGCTGGCGCAAGATGCTGGGCGGCGGCATGCGGCAGTCGGGCGTGCTGGCGGCGGCTTGCTTGTATGCGCTCGAGCACAACGTCGAGCGTCTCGCCGAAGATCATGCAAACGCCGAGCATCTCGCGCGCGGGCTCGCGCAGATCGAGCAAGTCCGCGTTCAATCGCAGGCGACCAACATGGTGTTCGTGCAGTTTCCGCAAGAGCATTGCGCGCCGCTCGAGGCTTGGCTCAAGGAGCGCGGCATCCTCACGCAGATGCTGTACGCGTCGCGCTTCGTCACGCATCGCGATGTGACGCGCGACGATATCGATACGTTCGTTGCGGCAGTGAAGGGCTATTTCGCGCAATAA
- a CDS encoding peptidoglycan DD-metalloendopeptidase family protein — protein MKTTSFFARGHRALARTALLLAGAAVIGGCTTTPWNDTFAPRPAPAPVAAGYYRVNAGDTLASIAAAYGQRPQELASWNRMPVNAPVVPGQVLRVAPPVVASVAPPAAGGAPGQSPTGTAPIHFSWPARGAVVVRFEAGKSKGIVIAGAPGEAVTAAADGRVVYVGTGIPEYGPLIVIKHNDNLVSAYGHAGKLLVNEGDAVRAGQQIGEMATDASGRGTIEFEIRRDGTPVDPLNYLPRAGG, from the coding sequence ATGAAAACGACTAGCTTCTTCGCGCGCGGACACCGCGCACTGGCACGAACAGCGCTGCTTCTCGCGGGCGCGGCCGTGATCGGCGGCTGTACGACCACGCCGTGGAACGACACGTTCGCCCCGCGCCCCGCGCCTGCGCCCGTCGCAGCCGGCTACTACCGCGTGAATGCCGGCGACACGCTTGCGAGCATCGCCGCTGCCTACGGCCAGCGCCCGCAGGAACTCGCGAGCTGGAACCGCATGCCGGTGAACGCGCCAGTCGTGCCGGGGCAGGTGCTGCGCGTGGCGCCGCCGGTCGTAGCATCGGTTGCGCCGCCGGCTGCCGGCGGTGCGCCGGGACAATCGCCAACTGGAACCGCGCCGATTCACTTCTCTTGGCCCGCGCGCGGTGCGGTCGTCGTGCGGTTCGAGGCGGGCAAGTCGAAAGGGATCGTGATCGCGGGCGCACCAGGCGAAGCGGTGACGGCGGCGGCGGATGGGCGTGTCGTCTATGTCGGCACGGGGATTCCGGAATATGGGCCGCTGATCGTCATCAAGCACAACGATAATCTCGTCTCCGCTTACGGACACGCGGGCAAGCTGCTCGTGAACGAAGGCGATGCGGTGCGCGCCGGGCAGCAGATCGGGGAGATGGCCACCGACGCCAGCGGCCGCGGCACCATCGAATTCGAAATCCGCCGCGACGGCACGCCGGTCGATCCGCTCAACTACTTGCCGCGAGCGGGCGGCTGA
- a CDS encoding DUF4148 domain-containing protein, producing MKSLVYAVVAAAAVFAAPVASFAQSNQQPVTRAEVKADLVKVEQAGFNPAAHNPYYPADIQAAEARVNAQNGAQVQAVADTSGYGGSTGGATQSGAIARPMNVDGVHPLYFGR from the coding sequence ATGAAATCGCTCGTTTATGCTGTCGTCGCTGCTGCTGCCGTCTTCGCTGCTCCTGTCGCTTCGTTTGCGCAATCGAACCAACAGCCGGTTACCCGCGCTGAAGTGAAGGCCGATCTCGTGAAGGTCGAGCAAGCCGGTTTCAACCCCGCCGCGCACAACCCGTACTATCCGGCTGACATCCAGGCTGCCGAAGCCCGCGTGAACGCGCAAAACGGTGCTCAAGTCCAGGCGGTTGCCGATACCAGCGGTTACGGCGGCAGCACCGGCGGTGCGACGCAATCGGGCGCAATCGCTCGTCCGATGAATGTCGACGGCGTGCATCCGCTGTACTTCGGCCGTTAA